Proteins co-encoded in one Stomoxys calcitrans chromosome 5, idStoCalc2.1, whole genome shotgun sequence genomic window:
- the LOC106086360 gene encoding uncharacterized protein LOC106086360 — protein sequence MELKGYTAVFLQITCVAILLHTAGGTEKSKHKPGRYVPELHGGLRGKYVPDLSGKYIHIHRPYDGGYGDRGLKYVHDAKGNIFVVKSDGSPGLLPLGSKDHLRFMVDFNYDNMGWQTVKFEWFRDGDENYQYSYENQNRIFDVKDGKDKNEVVVDMPQEPENANGSAESEEVASDKEGSGDDGSDSSNEGFNGYYYSYTERKTSANAKNLQSAIKDVLEFIEVNILPTL from the exons ATGGAACTCAAAGGATATACCGCAGTGTTTTTACAAATTACATGCGTTGCCATATTGCTGCACACCGCGGGCGGAACGGAAAAGAGCAAACACAAGCCCGGTCGTTATGTGCCAGAGCTGCATGGAGGTTTGCGAGGAAAATATGTTCCCGATTTGAGTGGCAAATACATTCACATACATCGTCCCTACGATGGTGGCTATGGCGATCGAGGCCTTAAATATGTTCACGATGCAAAGGGGAATATTTTCGTGGTCAAGTCCGATGGCAGCCCTGGCCTTTTGCCCCTGGGCTCAAAGGATCATTTGCGTTTCATGGTTGATTTCAATTACGATAACATGGGCTGGCAGACCGTCAAATTCGAATGGTTCCGTGATGGTGATGAGAACTACCAATACagttatgaaaatcaaaatcgCATATTCGATGTCAAGGATGGCAAGGATAAGAATGAAGTCGTAGTGGATATGCCTCAGGAACCAGAAAATGCTAATGGCTCAGCAGAATCTGAGGAAGTTGCCAGTGACAAAGAAGGTTCTGGTGATGATGGCAGTGATAGCAGTAATGAAGGTTTCAATGGTTATTATTACTCATATACGGAGCGAAAAACTTCAGCAAAT GCTAAAAATCTTCAAAGTGCCATTAAAGATGTTTTGGAATTCATAGAAGTCAATATTTTGCCAACACTGTAG